The genomic DNA TATTGACCCACCATTTGGAAATGGATGGGGACGCCTGGAATTTCATGGACGACCTGCTGTCGGCAACGACCACTCATCCCGCAGCGAAATGGATGAGCCCTGCCGATATCTGGCCGGAACGCTAGACCAATCGAGGACAGTACATGACTGCGACACTTCGCCGCGCCGAACCCCGCGATATCGACGCTATCTGCAACCTGCTTTCCGAACACATGAACAGCAAATTTCCCCCGGAAAGATGGGAACGGCTCTTTACTCCGTCATGGTGCATGGACAGCAACAATATTGGTATTGTTGCCGAAGACAATGGAAAGATTGTCGGTTTCCATGGCCATGTCTGCTCATCCCGCCCGCTGGGCATGCGGCTTGAGCGGTTCGTCAACTTCACTTCCTGGTACGTGCTCAAGGAATATCGCGGGCAGGGGCTCGGCAGCGCCATGGTCAGAATGGCCATTTCCGATCCGGAGACCACCTACATGGTCTGTTCGCTTTCGCCCAAGCGTGTCGATTTCTACAAGAAGCTCGGTCTTGACATTCTGGAGACCGAACGGTTTGTCTGGCGGCGCGACGGACATGAATACGACAATCTCGAATTCATCATGGACGTCAACCAGATTCTCATGAGGGCCAACCCCGCAGAGGCAAAGGTCGTTGAAGACCACCTCGGGCTGGACGTTACCCCCATTCTGGTCTCCACCCGCTGCACCCAGTGCCTGCTGCTGCTTTCCATTACCCGGAAGAAGGACGACGTGACCTATTATGATGTCCTGTACCGCAGCAACCCCGCTCTGTTCACTTCCCGTGCGAAGGACATTGCCGAAGCTCTGCTGCCGGACGATGAGTGCGTCTTTGCCGCAGACTGCCGTTTTGTCGATGACGACGGTCCCGGTGCCGAAGTGGAAGTCATCCAGTCGCCGCGTTTCTACAAGACGTCCCGTGTCGATCCGCGGGATATCGATCTCGCCTATTCCGAAATAGTCCTGCTCGACCTGAAAGTGGATTAAAACGGGCCGAGCGGTT from uncultured Pseudodesulfovibrio sp. includes the following:
- a CDS encoding GNAT family N-acetyltransferase, with product MTATLRRAEPRDIDAICNLLSEHMNSKFPPERWERLFTPSWCMDSNNIGIVAEDNGKIVGFHGHVCSSRPLGMRLERFVNFTSWYVLKEYRGQGLGSAMVRMAISDPETTYMVCSLSPKRVDFYKKLGLDILETERFVWRRDGHEYDNLEFIMDVNQILMRANPAEAKVVEDHLGLDVTPILVSTRCTQCLLLLSITRKKDDVTYYDVLYRSNPALFTSRAKDIAEALLPDDECVFAADCRFVDDDGPGAEVEVIQSPRFYKTSRVDPRDIDLAYSEIVLLDLKVD